Proteins from a single region of Paenibacillus sp. BIHB 4019:
- a CDS encoding MarR family transcriptional regulator, protein MVSDEFTRLWTKLSREWRTGLEEGLAPLTEGQLNVLDLLLQHQPMKPSDLLQHLATTPAAITTLLDRMERNELIVRTRDTADRRIVWVSVSGKGKSEAQRGKEVRTKLISEALDRISSHNQQLLVYLLGKVANR, encoded by the coding sequence ATGGTTTCTGATGAATTTACTCGATTGTGGACGAAGCTAAGCAGAGAATGGAGGACAGGTCTGGAAGAGGGACTGGCGCCGCTCACGGAAGGCCAGCTGAATGTGCTGGATTTATTGCTGCAACACCAACCGATGAAGCCATCCGATCTGCTGCAGCATTTGGCAACGACTCCAGCAGCGATTACTACTTTGCTCGATCGTATGGAGCGCAATGAACTAATTGTACGTACAAGAGATACAGCCGATAGACGAATTGTATGGGTATCCGTATCAGGCAAAGGGAAATCAGAGGCACAGCGTGGCAAGGAAGTACGAACGAAGCTTATTTCCGAAGCGCTAGACCGGATTTCTTCCCATAATCAACAGCTGCTTGTTTATTTATTAGGCAAGGTAGCCAATAGATAG
- a CDS encoding CapA family protein, whose translation MRRRTKIHLAVNMILLLLAAAGVLIIFFPPLAGSLPFTANSVDSTMLVARESSTSAQPATAPSATTSPVPSSEPLPETTTTQEAIVPPSSPSNSYQEALWVAVGDIMMHSPELPGAYNKKTKSYNFDPFFQDVAPILKEGDWVLANLETPVAGSAFAYTGYPTFNAPVALLDALQNAGFNILTNANNHMLDKGEKGLLLTLKHMKEKEFIIKGSAATQKEADTNIIVEKNGIRMGLLAYTYGTNGIAIPKGKPYMVPLIDEQKMIADIKKLKKAGADFVTVALHFGTEYQTKPNEEQKTLARKLIAEGADIIAGSHTHVIQPYEVLEATDDDGRERQGLIIYSMGNFISNQRGDTKDYGVIYQVLIRKNNGDGSIQLADIEAIPTWVYRYKPDHNYRYRILPVEQTLAEQSSKLLTPDLYAALKKNLSLLRTRLESMS comes from the coding sequence ATGCGCCGAAGGACTAAAATTCATCTCGCCGTCAATATGATCCTGCTGCTGCTGGCAGCAGCAGGAGTCCTTATTATTTTTTTCCCGCCGCTAGCAGGCTCATTACCGTTTACCGCTAACAGCGTCGATTCCACGATGCTAGTGGCGCGGGAATCGAGCACCAGCGCACAACCAGCTACAGCTCCTAGTGCAACGACCTCCCCTGTGCCTTCATCTGAGCCATTACCCGAGACCACTACAACGCAGGAAGCCATCGTTCCCCCATCCAGCCCTTCTAACAGCTATCAGGAAGCGCTATGGGTCGCCGTTGGCGATATTATGATGCATTCCCCGGAGCTGCCGGGTGCTTATAACAAAAAGACGAAAAGCTATAACTTCGATCCTTTCTTTCAAGATGTAGCGCCGATATTGAAAGAAGGCGACTGGGTTTTGGCGAATTTAGAAACGCCTGTAGCCGGCTCCGCGTTCGCTTATACGGGTTACCCGACATTTAATGCGCCCGTTGCCCTGCTCGATGCGCTGCAAAACGCCGGCTTCAACATATTGACCAATGCCAACAATCATATGCTCGACAAAGGCGAGAAAGGCCTGCTGCTGACGCTGAAGCATATGAAAGAGAAAGAGTTTATAATAAAAGGCTCCGCCGCCACACAAAAGGAAGCGGATACAAACATCATCGTCGAAAAAAACGGGATTCGCATGGGGCTGCTCGCTTACACGTATGGCACGAACGGCATCGCTATTCCAAAAGGAAAGCCATATATGGTTCCGCTAATTGATGAGCAAAAAATGATTGCCGATATTAAGAAGCTTAAGAAAGCAGGCGCCGATTTTGTTACGGTAGCGCTCCATTTTGGAACGGAGTATCAGACGAAGCCCAATGAGGAGCAGAAGACGCTTGCCCGCAAGCTGATTGCGGAAGGAGCCGACATTATCGCAGGCTCGCATACGCATGTTATTCAGCCCTATGAGGTGCTGGAGGCAACAGATGACGACGGGCGCGAGCGCCAAGGGCTTATCATTTATTCGATGGGCAATTTTATTTCCAACCAACGTGGAGACACGAAGGATTATGGCGTCATTTATCAAGTGCTTATTCGCAAAAATAACGGGGACGGCAGCATTCAGCTTGCCGATATTGAAGCCATTCCGACTTGGGTTTACCGATACAAACCGGATCATAATTATCGCTATCGCATTTTGCCTGTTGAGCAAACGCTTGCGGAGCAGTCGAGCAAGCTGCTTACGCCAGATCTATATGCCGCTCTGAAAAAAAATCTCAGCCTGCTGCGCACCCGGCTCGAATCGATGTCCTAA
- a CDS encoding RluA family pseudouridine synthase — protein MAGSSLDGIGEIPVLFEDNHILAVVKQPGIPSQEDHTGTPDMLTLLKRDLKKRHDKPGNVFLGLIHRLDQPVGGAMLFAKTSKAASRLSEAVRSRNFGKTYVCVVHGKPHAASGKLRHFIRKDAKLNQVTVFKQEAPEAKEAVLEYTVIASTDRYSLIAVMLHTGRPHQIRAQMAFIGCPLVADRKYGAPQTGGVNDIALWSTSVSVSHPITKEHVCFRSIPYGSKAWSWWPQAELEAAADVYLAEGESVHAPKD, from the coding sequence ATGGCTGGCTCCTCTCTAGATGGCATCGGCGAAATTCCGGTGCTGTTTGAAGACAATCATATTTTGGCAGTTGTGAAGCAGCCGGGTATTCCCTCCCAAGAGGATCATACGGGTACGCCGGATATGCTGACATTGCTCAAACGCGATTTAAAAAAACGCCACGATAAGCCGGGAAATGTATTTCTCGGCCTTATTCACCGGCTGGATCAGCCTGTGGGCGGCGCCATGCTGTTCGCCAAAACCTCGAAAGCGGCCTCACGGCTCTCCGAGGCAGTCCGCAGCAGAAATTTTGGCAAAACCTATGTGTGTGTCGTACATGGCAAGCCTCACGCGGCAAGCGGCAAGCTTCGCCACTTTATCCGCAAGGATGCGAAGCTTAACCAGGTGACCGTATTCAAGCAGGAAGCACCGGAAGCGAAGGAGGCTGTGCTCGAATATACGGTTATTGCCAGTACAGACCGTTATTCTCTCATAGCTGTTATGCTGCATACGGGACGGCCCCATCAAATTCGGGCACAAATGGCCTTTATCGGCTGCCCGCTGGTGGCCGACCGCAAATATGGAGCGCCGCAAACGGGCGGTGTTAACGATATCGCGCTTTGGTCTACTTCCGTTTCGGTTTCCCATCCCATAACGAAGGAACACGTCTGCTTCCGCTCCATCCCTTATGGGTCGAAAGCCTGGAGCTGGTGGCCGCAAGCGGAGCTGGAAGCCGCAGCAGACGTCTACCTGGCTGAAGGAGAATCCGTCCATGCGCCGAAGGACTAA